In Halobacterium noricense, the genomic stretch CGTGGGCGGGCCGTGCGCAAAACCCCACCGATGCGGGCGCAGGCGGGCCAGCGGCCGGAGCGCTTTCCCGGACTGGCGACGTGGCTCCGCACATGTCACGCACAGTCGCGACGCTCGCAGTGGCAGCGCTGCTCGTCACGGCGGGCTGCACGGGCTTCTTCGGCGGCGACGGCGGCGAGGGCACCGTCGAGATGTACGTCAGCGACCAGCCCGGCGCCATCGAGGACTTCCAGCACCTCAACGTCACCATCACGGAGGTCGCCGTCCATCCCGCGAACGCCACCGAGAACGAGTCGTGGGTGACCCGGGACGTGGACAACCGAACCGTCGACCTCACGCGCCTCGAAGGGGAGAACGCGAGCCTCGTCGGGAACCTGAGCGTGCCGGCGGACACCTACGAGACGGTGTTCGTGCGAATCGACGGCGTCGACGCGACGCTGACCTCCGGGGAGTCCGCGGACGTGAAACTCCCCTCGG encodes the following:
- a CDS encoding DUF4382 domain-containing protein → MSRTVATLAVAALLVTAGCTGFFGGDGGEGTVEMYVSDQPGAIEDFQHLNVTITEVAVHPANATENESWVTRDVDNRTVDLTRLEGENASLVGNLSVPADTYETVFVRIDGVDATLTSGESADVKLPSERLHLNSELTVEANETVSFVYDIRVHETGSGQYILRPNAGESGPHQPINHVHQRHRCGQHDGTCDGGGTSGSGTTTTAA